AATGTAAATACCCCTAATTACGCCCATGAAAAAATTGAGTTAGGCCATCAATTGGTTGCTCCAGCCGGAGGTGTGTTAGGTGCAGTGGGATCATCGTTATACAATCATGTTGCGCAAACCACTAACAGTAATACCGTGTCTCAGTCGGTAACCGAAGTGGGAGTTTTTAAACTTACTGCTAACCCGCCAGTCCCGTATTTAGGGTCGAGCTTTTATAATATTCCACTTGCAGTATCACCTTCCATGGGTCGCTTTGTGCCAGACCGATTTGTTGTGAGTAGTTCAAGTGTGTTGCCATCTTGCGGTAGCTTTACTTATATGGATCAACCTTTTGGCCTGACGTTGACTTTGAGCGCATTTAATACCGGTACTTATATCACCAAAAATTATCAAGGTGCTTTTGCTAAAGGTACTGCAAACCTTGTGGGTGAAAACATGAACAATGGTGTAGATTTGAGTGGCAGATTAAGCACTCTACCTATTAATGCTGGGTCTTGGGCGTTGGGTGAAGCAAACGTAGGATTATCTTATCAAGCTCATTTTAGCCGTACAGTGGCCCCAAGTGTGGATGGACCATTTAGTCAGTTAGCTATTGGTGTGCAAGCTTTTGATAATGATGGTGACTGGTCGTTTATTGCATCACCAGATATGCGAGCCAACAGCAGTGCTATTTGTGCTGATAATAGTAACTGCAACGCGAAACTGTTGTCGACTCAGGATTTTCGTCATGGCAGAGTGGTGATGGACAATACTTATGGCCCTGAAAATGAAATACTGCGCATGCCAACGTATGCCCAATATTGGAATGGTAGTACTTGGGTAACGAACATTAGTGATAGCTGTACTCAAGTTATCGATCCGCTTGATGGCAGCGAAATATACACACCATTATTAACTTCTGGTCAAACGGTTACCCGCAGTGATGGCAACAGTACCGTGAACATTCTGATGAGTAGTGGTCAACTCCCCTTATTATGGCAAAACACCGGTTCTGTAGCATATCGAGGTCAAGTGACTGCACCGCTACAAGTCGAGAATTGGCTTAAGTGGTATTGGAATTGGGACCAAGCAAGTCCTGCTCAGCTCTATGACCCAAGAGCAAGTGCGTTCTTTGGTCGCTACCGAGGCCATGATCGGATCATTTATTGGCGTGAGGTAGGTCAATAATGTGAATGATAAAACGTCAGTTTTGGGCTTTTTTGATTTAAAACTGCGCGAATGGTGATTTTTTAATAGCTTTTATAAAAAAAAACGCTAGATTAGCAATTGTTAACCTGTTCGGTATTGTAGAATGGGGGTGTCATTGATAAAGTTAGCTGATTTTTCTTTCTTCTGACTCCACAGAATACAGGCCTGATACATGTTCAAAAAGCTGCGCGGCATTTTTTCTAACGACCTATCGATCGATTTAGGTACGGCAAATACTCTTATTTATGTTCGCGATGAAGGCATCGTGTTGAACGAACCATCAGTGGTTGCCATTCGCGGCGAACGCAATAGCAACGGTCCAAAGTCAGTTGCTGCCGTCGGTAGAGAAGCAAAACAAATGCTAGGCCGAACGCCTGGTAATATTCAAGCTATTCGTCCAATGAAAGACGGTGTTATTGCCGATTTCTATGTAACCGAAAAAATGCTTCAGCACTTCATTAAGCAAGTGCACAACAACAGTTTCTTTCGTCCTAGTCCTCGCGTACTTGTATGTGTGCCAGTCGGTGCAACTCAAGTTGAACGTCGCGCTATTCGCGAATCAGCGATGGGTGCAGGTGCTCGTGAAGTTTACCTTATTGAAGAACCAATGGCCGCAGCGATTGGTGCTGGTTTACCGGTATCAGAAGCTACTGGCTCTATGATGGTCGATATTGGTGGCGGCACAACTGAAGTGGCGATTATTTCGTTAAACGGTGTGGTGTACTCTTCATCAGTTCGTATTGGTGGTGATAAGTTTGACGATGCAATTATCAATTATGTTCGCCGTAACTACGGTAGTTTAATTGGTGAAGCAACGGCTGAGCGTATTAAGCATACTATTGGTACCGCCTACCCTGGTGATGAAGTGCTTGAAATTGAAGTTCGTGGTCGTAACCTTGCAGAAGGTGTACCGAGAAGCTTCACTTTAAACAGCAACGAAATTTTAGAAGCATTACAAGAGCCGCTTTCTGGCATTGTGAGTGCGGTAATGGTTGCCCTTGAGCAGTCGCCACCAGAGCTCGCTTCAGATATTTCTGAAAGAGGTATGGTATTAACTGGCGGTGGCGCATTATTGCGTGATTTAGACCGTTTATTAATGCAAGAAACCGGTATCCCGGTGATGGTCGCTGACGATCCTCTGACTTGTGTTGCTCGTGGCGGCGGTAAAGCCCTTGAAATGATTGATATGCATGGTGGTGATTTGTTCTCTGAAGAGAACTAATTATCATCTGATGAGCGGCTTTGTTAATGGCATTTTATGGGTTAACAAAGTTGCGAAAAATTTATGAAACCAATTTTCGTTCGTGGTGTATCGAGTCAATTCAGATTGACACTGGCAATTATTTTGTCGGTGGCATTACTGATGACTAATCATCGCCTTGATCCTATTCGCCAGTCTTTATCTTCGGTGTTAAGCCCTCTTCAGTTTTTAGCCAATGTGCCAGGTATGATGCTTGACTGGTCTGCCGAAGCATTTGCAACCCGCAATATGCTTGAACTGCAAAACAAAGAACTGTTACGTCAACAACTGGTTATGTCAGAACGTTTACAGCGTTTTGAACATGTGCGCCAAGAAAATGAGCGTTTACGTGCATTACTTGGTTCTCCTGTGCACATGGATTCTCGTAAAATGGTAGCTGAAGTGATGGAAGTCGCCAGCGATCCTTTTCGACAGTTTGTAGTATTAAATCATGGCTCGCAAACCGGTATTTATGTCGGCCAGCCTGTGGTTGATGCTAAAGGGGTTGTTGGCCAGGTAATTGAAGTGAGCGAGTTTACCAGCCGGGTATTGATGGTGTCAGATGTTACTCATGGTATTCCGGTGCGAGTTACCCGTAATGATGTACGTGCCATTGCCAATGGCACCGGTGATATTGACCAAATTGAATTACGTCATGTTGCTAAGAGTACCGATATTATAGTGGGCGATTTATTGGTCACTTCAGGGTTGGGTAATCGTTTTCCAGAAGGGTATCCCGTCGCCCGAGTTATTAGCGTATCGCGTGATGATGGCCAGAGCTATGCAGTAATTAATGCCCAGCCTCTAGCTGCACTTGACCGTATCCGTTACGTGTTACTTATTTGGCCTGATGAAACGAAACCTTTTACGCTCCCAGCGGACGTACAAGGGTTGATACAAGAGGCTGCTAATAACGCTGCTGCGGCTTCTGCTACAAACGCTTCTGAATCAATACCAAATCAAGCAGCAGACAATGCATTGCCACCTCAAAAACCGGCTTCACAAGAGACTACTACGCCAATAATAAGCGAGGTAAACCAATGAGTGCGCACATTGCTAATGGTCGCTTAGTGGTATGGCTGACTTTATTTATCGGTATGATGTTTCAGATTATGCCATTACCTCAAGTCGTAGAAGCATGGCGACCTGACTGGCTACTGTTGGTGATGATATATTGGGCGATGGCATTGCCGCATCGTTACAGTATTCTCACCGCCTGGTTGCTGGGGGTAATGCTTGATGTGCTATTAGGGGC
This region of Shewanella livingstonensis genomic DNA includes:
- the mreC gene encoding rod shape-determining protein MreC, with translation MKPIFVRGVSSQFRLTLAIILSVALLMTNHRLDPIRQSLSSVLSPLQFLANVPGMMLDWSAEAFATRNMLELQNKELLRQQLVMSERLQRFEHVRQENERLRALLGSPVHMDSRKMVAEVMEVASDPFRQFVVLNHGSQTGIYVGQPVVDAKGVVGQVIEVSEFTSRVLMVSDVTHGIPVRVTRNDVRAIANGTGDIDQIELRHVAKSTDIIVGDLLVTSGLGNRFPEGYPVARVISVSRDDGQSYAVINAQPLAALDRIRYVLLIWPDETKPFTLPADVQGLIQEAANNAAAASATNASESIPNQAADNALPPQKPASQETTTPIISEVNQ
- a CDS encoding rod shape-determining protein → MFKKLRGIFSNDLSIDLGTANTLIYVRDEGIVLNEPSVVAIRGERNSNGPKSVAAVGREAKQMLGRTPGNIQAIRPMKDGVIADFYVTEKMLQHFIKQVHNNSFFRPSPRVLVCVPVGATQVERRAIRESAMGAGAREVYLIEEPMAAAIGAGLPVSEATGSMMVDIGGGTTEVAIISLNGVVYSSSVRIGGDKFDDAIINYVRRNYGSLIGEATAERIKHTIGTAYPGDEVLEIEVRGRNLAEGVPRSFTLNSNEILEALQEPLSGIVSAVMVALEQSPPELASDISERGMVLTGGGALLRDLDRLLMQETGIPVMVADDPLTCVARGGGKALEMIDMHGGDLFSEEN